A genomic region of Dermacentor andersoni chromosome 9, qqDerAnde1_hic_scaffold, whole genome shotgun sequence contains the following coding sequences:
- the LOC126529704 gene encoding cytoplasmic 60S subunit biogenesis factor ZNF622-like produces MAESSAPAEPASSSEVIANPKAERSESTSSCSSMVARKNAKNASEHAPLPGQKAPAQRMPWTNRTTAVAAIVAEDDSDDSEWESIEGEGADEEIDDEEEEEVMEDDSERVPPSECLFCGKQNDSVVANVAHMGEVHSFFIPDAGYLVDVEGLLTYLGYKLGVGRLCLWCSNERSAPYGSLQAVRQHMRDKGPYKMAQPKYGILLVPWRPSTQSSSGVFK; encoded by the coding sequence ATGGCTGAGTCCAGCGCACCAGCGGAGCCTGCTTCGTCGTCCGAAGTTATCGCTAATCCAAAGGCCGAGAGGAGTGAAAGCACCAGCAGTTGCAGCAGCATGGTCGCCCGGAAGAATGCAAAGAACGCGTCCGAACACGCTCCCCTGCCGGGGCAGAAAGCTCCCGCTCAACGCATGCCGTGGACGAACAGGACGACGGCCGTGGCTGCCATCGTCGCTGAAGACGACAGTGATGACAGCGAGTGGGAGAGCATTGAGGGTGAGGGTGCAGACGAAGAGATCGACGATGAAGAAGAGGAGGAAGTGATGGAAGATGACTCCGAGCGGGTGCCCCCCTCCGAGTGCCTGTTCTGTGGCAAGCAGAACGACAGCGTTGTTGCCAATGTGGCCCACATGGGGGAAGTGCACTCCTTCTTCATCCCTGATGCGGGGTACCTCGTGGATGTCGAAGGCCTGCTGACGTACCTGGGCTACAAGTTGGGCGTTGGCCGGCTCTGCCTGTGGTGCAGCAATGAACGGAGTGCCCCCTACGGGAGCCTGCAGGCCGTCCGACAGCACATGCGGGACAAAGGCCCCTACAAAATGGCACAGCCGAAATATGGAATATTATTGGTACCGTGGCGCCCATCAACCCAATCGTCCAGTGGGGTCTTCAAGTGA